The genomic window taactcctccacctgcctgtgatcactgagatcgagtgtcccaatacatcccccctgtggaacctgccccagccaatctattggctgaggcccactcccaggcagccctgaccgttccccttaaaaagcaaaatacaaactatataataatttaacataataataataataacaataataaaaccaaagcaagaaacaatagcaCTCAAATTAAACTACTCCCCACTCTGACTAAATGCTTgtcccaccccaagcaaaaataaaataatgaaataatataatattataaaaaacaacaaccaccatttaaagtgctgcaaattaaaagcacttaaaacatttacaaCCATTTTGTCCCTTGCTGCAGGTAGCTGCTtaggcctctaaactgtagtggtaagttcaggccccgccccctaggccagatggagttggcaggagagggagcggtcctccccgcACTCctgcgagcagcagcagcagcagccgtgtcccggaggcctctctcaggcctcttatgctgtggcggtgagtgcaggccccgccccctaggccagcaCTCAcgcaagcagcaacagcagcagtcatgatgatgatgatgatgatgatgatgatacagtggtaactcggtttacaaacttaatcttttCCAGaagaggactgttcttaaatcaaggtaccactgtagtaatagtaataatttttatttctaccttgcccatctggctgggttgccccagctactctgggcggcttccaacactcATATAATcatgaaacataaataataataatctgatcccatatataaagaacattaactttaaaatgaacaacttctACTAgtgccaaaattgtggaaaccttttgtgaaaagtgtatttctgaggtttggtagcgcataacaccacttttgtgtggagtaataccataaaattatatagcaatggaaagataatttaatgaagaatgtaatgcgatgacttttatgaaggagtatttattagaacagcagtcataaagaaaaaacgtgaaacctttggtaaccattggtaacctttagctttaattacgGCCTTACAACGCCTTCACTTGAAGTGAACCAAGTctttagttctgcagctgtaataatggGAAACCAAGACTGAATTATGGCCTCTGTTAATTGagctttattgctgggttgcttctataataataataataataatttattatttgtaccccgcccatctggctgggcttccccagccactctgggtggcttccaaaaaaatattaaaatcctctactACATCAAACATGTATAACAAGTTTCTTTAGTCAGCTCCATAGATTTCTGATTGGGTTGAAGTGTGGGCTATTCCCAGGCCATTCCAAAGcaccttttgcacacagcagcaacatgacatgGAGCTGAATCCTGTTGAAATAGAATATATTTCAAGCATATATATTTCAAGCATATGAAGCATATATATAAATGCTTCAGTATCTGGGAAAAGATCACCTGCGGAACACTTCAGTTTGGGCTCAAGTATTTCGTTTATGCATTTTTCCGCATTTATATTCCCATTAATGACGCAAATTCTtcccacaccttttgctgccaTACAACCCCAGATCATCACACTGTCTGGGTGTTTCGCAgtcggtgtaatgcaagtaggatgtaaatcttctctgattcttctcctcgcgtatttcatgccatcactaccaagcaaggagatttgggttTCATCGCTCCAAATAACACTGTCCCATTGTTCCGCTGTACAGTTAACATGGGTTTCATCTTTTCAACCTTTGTTGgagagataacaatggctttttccttagaattctaacaTTTAGACCAGACTTGCACTCAACTTCCCATTACATTGCATTATATAGtcttgtatacacccagatgattttcttctgtcatgtaggcacagtctctccattcttcaatcgccAGCTTTGGTTTAGTTTTTCCCAATTTTTcatctaatttcttcataactgtagccttgttcacttaatagtACAATTTTATATCACTTTCTGGGTgaccagtcaactctttgtgccatttctTTAATTTGATTATGTTTTTCAACCTCACTAAATgaccaacttgatagcaatcgCATAAGACACTgacaaaagtcaacctaagcaagttgtgcttcttttttctggttatttggctataaggTTTGATAGAATATGAACAAACTTTGTTTGATTGCATTGTTGATTGCATTCTTGatcaaattatctttccattgatatataaatttataatattacTCCAAAAGAAGAACTACACTTTTTCCCCAAAAgtcttccacaattttgaccactactttatatcaaacaaagcaacattcaacaacacataagaatctcataataaatatgttggttaatgacaaacaatacaggtaatgaacacacacccaactcccttcaatacttctccatttgttcctgaggctctaatccctttttgtctccaatgcagattgtgatgaaacggaaatcgagaacaaaggtgaccacgacaaaatccccagagaggagaagccacgcaaaaatttggagtgtggagaaagctgtaGTCAGAGCtccaattccacttcccatcaacaaaatctcattggaaagatactctatcagtgcatggaatgtggaaagaggttcaggaagagctccattctcacttaccatcaaagaattcatacaggggagaaaccatatcagtgtgtggaatgtggaaagagcttcactcacagctccaatctcacttcccatcaaagaattcatacaggggagaaaccctatcagtgtgtggaatgtggaaagagtttcaggcagagagtcagtctcacttcccatcaaataattcatacaggggagaaaccctatcagtgtgtgaaatgtggaaagagcttcacatgtagctcctctctcacttcccatcaaagaattcatacaggggagacaccatatcagtgtgtggaatgtggtaaGAGCTTCAGgaaaagctcctctctcacttcccatcacacaattcatacaggggagaaaccctatcagtgtgtggaatgtggtaaGAGCTTCAGgaaaagctcctctctcacttcccatcacagaattcatacaggggagcaaccgtatcagtgcatggaatgtggaaagagctttagtcacagctcccatctcacttcccaccaaagaattcatacaggtgagaaaccctatcagtgtgtggaatgtggaaagagcttcactcatagctcttctctcacttctcatcacagaattcatacaggggagaaaccctatcagtgtgtggaatgtggaaagagcttcactgatagttcCAAACTCACtttccatcacagaattcatacaggggagaaaccctatcagtgtgtggaatgtggaaagagcttcaggaacagtgcccatctcacttcccatcaaagaattcatacaggggagaaaccctatcagtgtgtggaatgtggaaagagcttcaggaagagctcccatctcacttcccatcaaaaaattcatacaggggagaaaccctatcagtgtgtggaatgtggaaagagcttcaggaacagtgcccatctcacttcccatcaaagaattcatacaggggagaaaccctatcagtgtgtggaatgtggaaagagcttcactgataactcctctctcacttcccatcacagaattcatacaggggagaaaccgtatccgtgtgtggaatgtggaaagaatttCACAGATagttcctctctcacttcccatcaaagaattcatacaggggagaaaccctatcagtgtgtggaatgtggaaagagcttcactgatagctcctctctcacttcccatcacagaattcatacaggggagaaaccctatcagtgtgtggaatgtggaaagagcttcactgatagctcctttctcacttaccatcacagaattcatacaggggagaaaccctatcagtgtgtggaatgtggaaagagcttccgtcagagctccgatctcacttcccatcaaagaattcatacaggggagaaaccctatcagtgtgtggaatgtggaaagagcttcagtaggagctccaatttcacttcccatcaaagaattcatacaggagagaaaccctatcagtgtgtggaatgtggaaagagcttcactgttagctctaaactcacttcccatcaaagaatccatacaaaggTCGGAAAAACCAGtatacagctttaggagccaggcaaatccaCGGCTTTTTAACCGGGCCTTTTTCTTATTGACATCTAATACTATTTTAACATGTGATGTTTTGTGTtattatgttgtgtttttatgttctaaGCATTCTGAGACGTGTGGGTGtagggcacgggtgtcaaacacaaggcccgcgggccgaatccggcccgcgagacctcgtcatgtggcccgtgtagcatTTTCAGGATCGTGGGACGAAACTGGCCAGGCAGCCGCGGCCCCGCTCCCCCGGGGAACGTGCCCCGTCATCCTCCGCTTCTGCCTTGCTCCCTGTGACAGGAATTCCCCAAAGTGCATCAGCACTTGCCCAGCAGCCCCGGCGCCGCCTTGCGCCCGGCGCCCCCGCCATCCTCGGTGCAGGGAGCGAGGGGCGCGCAGGCAGGCGCTGCCCGGTGGAGCGACGGCTCCTTCCGAGCGGCTGGCAGCGTCTGGGCATGACTGGCCTCCCGCCTGGTCCCGCGGCGGCTGCAGACGCGGCCGAAGCAGCGCAGGGAAGGAGACGCCCGGCCGCCCAGCCCAGCACGCTCCCGCTCTCTCTCGGCGGCCGGGGAGCGGGGCCAAAGCGGGCCCCTACCCGAGTGGCAGCTGCGTGAGCCAATAGGCgagctgggggagagggggaggcggggCTCCGGAgaacaaaggagggagggggcacccaggagaagggggcggggcgggaggagCGGGTGGCGCCCGTGACGCCCGTGACGCCCCAGTTCCGCCGGGTTAGAAGCCGGCGGCCTACCTCTGCTGGCCGCGGAAGGCAGCCGGGTCTGGGTCGCGCCCCGAGAGCGGCGGGGTCCCGCGCGCAGCCTGCCCTCCAGGCCGGGAAGCGGCTCCTGGGCTCCGCCTGAAGCCATGCAGAGCCCGCAAGGCGCCCTCGGCGCAACTTGGCCGGGGCAAAAGGCGAAGCTCTGGAGGGAAAGGCGGCCGGATTCCCCTCCTGGGCGGGTCCGGTGGTCTCCCGCCTCCTCTGAGGAAGGGTCTCTTCTTCAGCTTTTCTGATCCTTCGTGGCCCCGTTGGGAGAAGCCGAAATAAATAATGGTCGTGCCATTAAAATTCTCTCTTTTATAAAAGGGATcctaatagaattgtagagttggaagggatccccaaggctATCCAGTACTGtacaacccctgcagtgcaggaatctcagccatagcatccatggcagacagaCATcccacttctgcttaaaaacctccaagaagggaaaaacctcccgagggagaccattcccctgttgaacagcccttaccagcagaaagttctttcccatgtttagtcaaaatctttaTTGTAACGTGAatccactggttcgagtcctaccttccctAATGGAAgaatacaagcttgctccatttcccatgCGAAATGCCCcttagacatttgaagatggctatcatatctcttctcagtctcctgccTTAGGTTGTTGGATCGGTGGACCTCCCATGGGAACGTAGTCCAGAGGGAGCATGCCTGGACTAGGAACCCTTGACTGAATGCTGAAATCCTCACCACAGGCAGGAAACTCACTGCCATCAACAGAGGAATAGCAGCGCTTACTCCCCATGACCCTACAGTAGCTGCTGCAATAGTATTTTGACAGGCGTGTGACACCCATATCTTTATCCCAACAGAAGTGCATGCTTTTAGTACTTTCAGGTGGGATCTGTCTTGGTGGTGCATCCTGGAGGCTGCTCTTTAAAATGAAGGCTAGGGACCCTGTGAAGATTGAAGCACCCTGCCAGCTGACTATAAAAAAGCTGGCGGAACTGGGGATTATGACCTGGCCTAAGGTGGTGTGAGTGTGTATTCTGTGTCACTCCCCTCTACACTTGAGGTTCTGGAAGTGCAGCTGCGTTCCCAGGTGCCAGAAATGGTGGTACCTCTCTTCTTCGCactagagcacgggtgtcaaacacaaggcccgcgagAAGTCACAGCTTGAAAAAGACAGTCAGACCTAACGCCAGACATTGATGGACTGACCTCAGGAAAACGATGTCAGCCATCTAGtcagaaaagttaaaaaaaagttaatgccTTGTGTTTGCCATATGTGTAATAAAAAGTGTTCGgcaatatttgtatgtttttaaaaaaaatactgtctgttaccaaaaatcatttttcaataaattgtacaat from Podarcis raffonei isolate rPodRaf1 chromosome 4, rPodRaf1.pri, whole genome shotgun sequence includes these protein-coding regions:
- the LOC128412035 gene encoding zinc finger protein 420-like isoform X7, whose amino-acid sequence is MDEQDSAGPGTGRGHANQTGSSGGFWENSVQKILVEEDTLCSEVQSQQLRQFCCQEAKGPREVCSQLYHLDHQWLKPERHTKAEMLDLVILEQFLAVLPLEMESWVRDCGAETTSQAVALAEGFLLSQAEERKQEQRKQGKDLFAEMDLDSCEAERPPLDTRERPLGGRRMPARPPDPPFHGGRREAAAVEPDQGPVCFEDVVVRFTDEEWALLDPDQRALHKDVMEENCGIMSSLDCDETEIENKGDHDKIPREEKPRKNLECGESCSQSSNSTSHQQNLIGKILYQCMECGKRFRKSSILTYHQRIHTGEKPYQCVECGKSFTHSSNLTSHQRIHTGEKPYQCVECGKSFRQRVSLTSHQIIHTGEKPYQCVKCGKSFTCSSSLTSHQRIHTGETPYQCVECGKSFRKSSSLTSHHTIHTGEKPYQCVECGKSFRKSSSLTSHHRIHTGEQPYQCMECGKSFSHSSHLTSHQRIHTGEKPYQCVECGKSFTHSSSLTSHHRIHTGEKPYQCVECGKSFTDSSKLTFHHRIHTGEKPYQCVECGKSFRNSAHLTSHQRIHTGEKPYQCVECGKSFRKSSHLTSHQKIHTGEKPYQCVECGKSFRNSAHLTSHQRIHTGEKPYQCVECGKSFTDNSSLTSHHRIHTGEKPYPCVECGKNFTDSSSLTSHQRIHTGEKPYQCVECGKSFTDSSSLTSHHRIHTGEKPYQCVECGKSFTDSSFLTYHHRIHTGEKPYQCVECGKSFRQSSDLTSHQRIHTGEKPYQCVECGKSFSRSSNFTSHQRIHTGEKPYQCVECGKSFTEGSSLTYHQRIHTGEKPYQCVECGKSFTRSSSLTYHQKIHKGEKPYQCVECGKSFSQSSDLTKHQRIHTGEKPYQCVECGKSFSQSFDLTKHQRIHTREKPYPCVECGKSFTDNSNLNSHQRIHTGEKPYPCVECGKSFRNSYSLTYHKRIHTGERPYQCVECGKSFTYSSHLTSHQRIHTGEKPYQCVECGKSFRKSSCLTSHQRIHTGEKPYQCVECGKSFTCSSSLTSHQRIHTKVGKTILYL